A single window of Sulfitobacter sp. JL08 DNA harbors:
- a CDS encoding pyridoxal-phosphate-dependent aminotransferase family protein, whose product MAKTPNLSHGRDYLAIPGPSVIPDAVLRAMHRSSPNIYEGELIDLTATLIPDLKAVARTDHSVAIYIGNGHAAWEAALVNTLQEGDKVLVPSSGQFAHSWANMAAALGIDCEILEFGKQSPFDIDRISEVLAQDTAHKIKAVLAVHVDTSTGIRNDPAAIRAALDALDHPALLMADCIASLGCDRFEMDDWGVDIMVAACQKGLMTPAGLGFVFFNDRAKRARASLKRVSNYWDWTPRADPEFYYQYFGGTAPTHHLYGLRAALDMIGNEGLENVWDRHAILAHAVWAAFDAWGREGSLRMNAADPAYRSHAVTALRIDPPYGTKLRAWAQKEIGLTLGMGLGMAPSGDRAWHGFFRLGHMGHVNGHMILGALGGIQAGLRALKIPHGSGALDAAADVIAGQRGP is encoded by the coding sequence ATGGCCAAGACACCCAACCTGTCGCACGGGCGTGACTATCTTGCCATTCCGGGCCCTTCCGTGATTCCGGATGCCGTATTGCGGGCCATGCATCGATCTTCGCCCAATATTTACGAGGGCGAATTGATCGATCTGACAGCGACTCTGATCCCTGATCTGAAGGCTGTCGCGCGCACGGATCATTCGGTTGCGATCTATATCGGCAACGGTCACGCCGCCTGGGAGGCCGCACTGGTCAACACATTGCAAGAAGGTGACAAGGTGCTGGTGCCGTCCTCGGGGCAGTTTGCGCACAGTTGGGCCAACATGGCCGCCGCCCTTGGTATAGACTGCGAGATACTGGAATTCGGCAAGCAATCGCCGTTTGACATTGACCGTATAAGCGAAGTTCTGGCGCAAGACACCGCGCACAAGATCAAGGCGGTGCTGGCGGTGCATGTGGATACATCCACCGGTATCCGAAACGATCCCGCAGCCATCAGGGCCGCACTGGATGCGCTGGATCATCCTGCCTTGCTGATGGCGGATTGCATCGCATCGTTGGGCTGTGACCGGTTCGAAATGGATGACTGGGGCGTCGATATAATGGTTGCGGCCTGCCAGAAAGGGCTGATGACACCGGCGGGTTTGGGGTTTGTGTTTTTCAATGACAGGGCCAAAAGGGCACGCGCCAGTCTGAAACGCGTCAGCAATTACTGGGATTGGACCCCGCGCGCCGATCCGGAATTCTATTATCAGTATTTTGGTGGCACGGCCCCCACACACCATCTTTATGGTCTGCGCGCCGCGCTGGACATGATCGGCAACGAGGGGCTGGAAAACGTGTGGGACCGCCACGCGATTCTGGCGCACGCGGTTTGGGCCGCCTTTGATGCATGGGGGCGCGAGGGATCGCTTAGAATGAATGCGGCCGATCCGGCGTATCGCAGCCATGCGGTCACGGCCCTCCGGATTGACCCGCCTTACGGAACGAAGCTGCGCGCCTGGGCACAAAAAGAAATCGGGCTGACGCTGGGCATGGGCCTGGGAATGGCGCCATCGGGTGATCGGGCATGGCACGGATTTTTCCGGCTGGGCCATATGGGGCACGTGAACGGCCACATGATTCTGGGTGCGCTGGGTGGTATTCAGGCAGGTCTGCGGGCCTTGAAAATTCCCCACGGAAGCGGCGCACTGGATGCTGCGGCAGATGTTATCGCCGGTCAGCGCGGGCCGTAA
- a CDS encoding histidinol phosphate aminotransferase — MHENHSKPVADYKSTCLIMGLINLLWIFGALWAIYGLPVVLVLAAALNHLITRLDLKLARAQYYGPR; from the coding sequence ATGCATGAAAACCACAGCAAACCGGTGGCAGATTACAAATCCACCTGCCTGATCATGGGATTGATCAACCTGTTATGGATATTCGGCGCGCTTTGGGCCATTTACGGCCTGCCGGTGGTTCTGGTTCTGGCTGCCGCGCTGAACCACCTGATCACACGGCTTGATCTGAAACTGGCCAGAGCGCAGTATTACGGCCCGCGCTGA
- a CDS encoding pyridoxal phosphate-dependent aminotransferase: MSHTRYTRLAQSLPASVPFVGPETQERARKTPFAARLGANECVFGPSPLAIKAMQEAVPDVWMYGDPESYDLRAALAAFHGTRMDNIVVGEGIDGLLGYLARLMIEPGDCVVTSDGAYPTFNYHVAGFGGVLHKVPYRDDHEDLAALIARAHDVDAKLIYFANPDNPMGTWYSGADIRAALDSLPQGCILVLDEAYVECAPAGVAAQVDPHDPRVITMRTFSKGYGMAGARVGYAIGAPDLIRSFDKIRNHFGMNRISQAGALAALADQAWLAQVTSEIETARARIGKIAADNVLKTLTSATNFVTIDCGADGIFAKAVLDGLIAQDIFVRMPFAEPQNRCIRISCGQKADIDLFAAALPKALDHARSD; this comes from the coding sequence ATGAGCCATACCCGCTATACCAGACTTGCCCAATCGCTGCCGGCATCGGTTCCCTTTGTCGGGCCGGAAACTCAGGAACGTGCGCGCAAGACACCGTTTGCCGCCCGTCTGGGGGCCAATGAATGTGTCTTTGGCCCATCGCCACTGGCCATAAAGGCAATGCAGGAGGCCGTACCCGATGTGTGGATGTACGGCGATCCGGAAAGCTATGACTTGCGCGCGGCACTGGCAGCATTTCACGGCACGCGCATGGATAATATCGTTGTCGGCGAAGGCATTGACGGCCTGCTGGGCTATCTGGCCCGCCTGATGATCGAACCGGGCGATTGTGTGGTTACGTCTGACGGGGCCTATCCCACCTTCAATTATCACGTCGCGGGGTTTGGCGGTGTGCTGCACAAGGTGCCCTATCGCGACGATCACGAAGATCTGGCCGCCCTGATTGCCCGCGCGCATGATGTCGATGCGAAACTGATCTATTTTGCCAATCCCGATAATCCGATGGGCACATGGTACAGCGGCGCGGATATCCGTGCCGCTCTCGACAGCCTGCCGCAGGGATGCATTCTGGTGCTGGACGAGGCCTATGTGGAATGTGCCCCCGCCGGTGTTGCGGCGCAGGTTGATCCTCATGATCCCCGCGTCATCACGATGCGCACGTTTTCAAAAGGCTACGGCATGGCCGGTGCACGGGTTGGCTATGCGATTGGCGCGCCTGATCTGATCCGTTCATTTGACAAGATCAGAAACCATTTCGGCATGAACAGGATATCTCAGGCCGGTGCGCTGGCCGCCCTGGCGGATCAGGCATGGCTGGCGCAGGTGACATCCGAAATTGAAACAGCACGTGCGCGCATTGGCAAGATTGCCGCCGATAACGTTCTGAAAACACTAACTTCCGCCACCAATTTCGTCACGATCGATTGCGGTGCCGACGGGATTTTTGCCAAGGCCGTGCTTGACGGTCTGATCGCACAGGACATCTTTGTGCGTATGCCTTTTGCCGAACCACAAAACAGATGCATCCGCATCAGTTGCGGACAAAAGGCAGATATTGACCTATTTGCCGCCGCCTTGCCCAAGGCGCTTGACCATGCCCGGAGCGATTAG